gagtggcatgatggcacaaaccGACTAGTACCCAGGCTAGCTATATAGCACTGGATCCTGCTGGCACATTGTGGCAGTTTGCCTCTGGGAGGGCAGAAGCATTGTTTGTCCCATTCACAGCAAGCCATCATGCTCAAAGctagagggcaggagggagaagGCAAAGGGAACAAACTTGATTCCAGTCCCAGTGTAGAACTTATTTTGGAACTCCACCctatggagagagaacagaattcACTGAATATAGAGTAAGCATTAATAAAAGCATTATAAAGGCATGATGTGTTGAATTTTTACACATATTTCCTGTCCTTCACTCAATTCTGCAAGTATAGAGAGTAACTAACCAGTGCAGCCTGAGAGCATGGAGGAAGGCAGACAGTCCCTCCATAACCAGGAGGATAGACACAGTGAGCACAGCGAATATCCCAAACACTGGCACCAGAAACATGATGCCCAGGCTGGTGTCCATCCGCAGGCCCAACCGCATCACCATGGACCACAGCACCTCCGACAGCTCTGGGGGAGCAGAGACAAACAAACACCGTCACATCTCTGATTGATTCATTTGATTTAATAATTTAAAAGAAGGTTGCTCCAGTCAGAGAACATTACATACATAAATAATGATCCTCTCTCAATATAAAATGCACTTTAAATGTTTATCCTTCAAATGTTAATACAAATAATAAACATTTGATGTGGTGTGTTGATACTCACGGGCATGTGCCAGACTTAGAGCCCAGAGGCGCAGGTAGGAGGCTGTGTTGGAGATGCAGCCCAGGCAGTACTCTATGGTGTGAATAGACTGGTGCAGGAACATGTCCCCAAAGTCAAACTGTAAAACACAACAAGGACCTGTTACTTTCGGGACCCATAGTGTACTGATGTCTGAATGAGAGGCTAGTGGGGGGTGGTGACTGTGCTGTCATCAGCTAACCTCCTCTTTCTGCTGCTCTCTGCTGGTGGAGAGGTCACTGGGGACACTGCCCTCCTCCATGTCATTTGCCCTCATCAGAGAGAGCTCCTCCTCGCTGTGCCGCCGCACACGCTCATAACCCTgttgacacacaccacacacactctgcaTGTTAAAACCGGAGCGCACTCCTATaaacagactacacacacacacacacacaccaccatagaCTATGTTACAACCAGAACACAGACTCATATATGGACACACTACCCACACATGCTTATGACTCGTAGCTCAGCTAGAGCTACAAACTCAAAGCCTCACCCTGTACATTCCAATGCGGTTGGCTCCTCCGTTGTGTAGCCAGTAGAGGTAGACTGGTTTCCCCAGCAGTAAGACAGGCACCGATAGTAGAGCAATGACCACCAGGAACACCTGCAGCCCAACctacagtaggagagggaaagaacagaCAGGTCTGTTACAGTCTCACTGAAGTAGCTTCAGAGCGGGTTGGGCTTGTATACATGTCTTCACTGAGCGAGTGGTCCTTCACAAGTAAGGGTTTTAGTGAGAAGTCCCAGTTCTATATGCATATTCAGCgagtgtgtcccaaatagcacactattccctatagtgcatatagggaataggatgtcattttGGAGACAACCACTGTGTGAACACACATGTACCTGTCCTGGGAAGAGGGGTGGCACCCCGTCCCCCTGCATGAGGAACATGTTGATGAAGTGGATGAGGATGCTGGGGGCCATCTGGGAGTCGCGTGCAGAGAAGGCCAGCCACTTGTAGATGATCATGAAGACCAGGTAGCCAAACAGGCACAGCAGGAACAGCAGCTCCGGGAGGAGTACCAAGTACAGGTTGAACTTTTTCCTAAAATGCCTacacagatagacacagacaACAGAGCTATAAAGTTCTTTCATAGACACACAGAAGGCTGCAAAGTGTGGGGGGAGTGTGTGCTGTAACTCACAGGTGGTTGAAGATACCTAGGATGACCCCGAAGCTCATGTGACTGATACCAACGATCACAGACATCTTCATCTTGTAGGAGTTCAGAAAGGTCAGACGATTTGACGCCAAGTTCCAAATCTACacattggaagaaacaaggaAAATAACCACATCAGGTTGAGGTATGGACAGACTACATCACAGTCAGACTGATGCGATTGTTAACAAAACATTGAAATGACAATGAGTAATGATCCATGACTTACTTTATTGGACCTGGTTGGTGAGAGGCAAATGTGTACGGTTAAGAAGAGACAGGGAATAGCTTGTGTGTGTAGCAAACATAGAGACAAGACAAAGAAGTTTGTGACCATGAATCATAAAGCCATGTACTTACCGGGTCAATGCCCAAAGGGTAGGGTCCATTGAAAACCCCAGGGACATTGGGATCAAGGGTCAGAAAGGCATTGGTGCGGAGTGTGGAATCCCTTTTAAAGAAAATACAAAAGTGAACAATTAAAAGAACAAGCTATCAGGTGATGTAATCTTTAATGTCGCATACATCTTTGCAATTGTTATACTTAATTTGACTTGTAATTAATATATAATTGAAAAACCAGTATGGCCAATCAGTGATAGGACATCAAAAACCAAAACATATTGGCATTGAGTTGTGATCATGTGGACTTTCACCCTGACCTAATCATCTCTGTAATCTCAGGAACAGATTTTACAGTACAGaacatattacagtacagtacttacCAAGTCCAATTTCCAGATTCAAACATGGCATTGACGCTCCAGCCCGAGCCAAAGATGTTAAGAGACTTGGAAAAGCAGTCGTTGTAGATGAGTCCGGTATAGACCGAGAACAAGCCCATCATAAGGATGATGTAACGGCCCTCGAAGAATGTGTTCCAGATCTGAGCATACAAATACACCATTGTCAA
The genomic region above belongs to Oncorhynchus mykiss isolate Arlee chromosome 6, USDA_OmykA_1.1, whole genome shotgun sequence and contains:
- the LOC110525727 gene encoding V-type proton ATPase 116 kDa subunit a2 isoform X2, coding for MEQLQRLEVELSEVTRNKEKLQKNLLELTEYTHMLRITRNFVHRSAECEPPQVQYEEFPFLEKDSMMDYSSMQRLGAKLGFISGLIQRRKIEAFERMLWRVCKGYTILSYSEIDEYLEDPDTGEPTKSVVFLISYWGEQIGQKVKKICDCYHCHVYPYPNSNEERNDVVEGLRTRIQDLHTVLHRTEDYLRQVLNKASESVYTWVIQVKKMKAIYHILNLCSFDVTNKCLIAEVWCPVNDLPILRRALEEGSRKSGATVPSFVNRIPSNDTPPTLIRTNKFTSGFQNIVEAYGVGNYREVNPAPYTIITFPFLFAVMFGDLGHGVIMALFALWMVLYEDNRKLKRTRNEIWNTFFEGRYIILMMGLFSVYTGLIYNDCFSKSLNIFGSGWSVNAMFESGNWTWDSTLRTNAFLTLDPNVPGVFNGPYPLGIDPIWNLASNRLTFLNSYKMKMSVIVGISHMSFGVILGIFNHLHFRKKFNLYLVLLPELLFLLCLFGYLVFMIIYKWLAFSARDSQMAPSILIHFINMFLMQGDGVPPLFPGQVGLQVFLVVIALLSVPVLLLGKPVYLYWLHNGGANRIGMYRGYERVRRHSEEELSLMRANDMEEGSVPSDLSTSREQQKEEFDFGDMFLHQSIHTIEYCLGCISNTASYLRLWALSLAHAQLSEVLWSMVMRLGLRMDTSLGIMFLVPVFGIFAVLTVSILLVMEGLSAFLHALRLHWVEFQNKFYTGTGIKFVPFAFSLLPSSFEHDGLL